Genomic DNA from Desulfurellaceae bacterium:
AGAGCCTTAACGGGCTCTCGTGGGTTCGAATCCCACTCCCTCCGTCCTCACAGAATGCCCAGCGGGGGCATCAGCGAAATTTCGTCGGTATAAATGCCGGGCGGCTGGGCGATCACGTCGAGCATGGCGTCGCCAACATCGCCGGGGGTGAGCATTTTGGTGCGGTCCAAGTCGCCGCCGCTCTTATCCCACAGCGGGGTATTGACCGCGCCGGGAATGACCGCAGTGACCTTGATGCCCTGACTCCGGACCTCGGCCGCCATGACCCTGGTCAGACCCAGCGCGCCAAACTTCGAGGCGGTATAGGCGGCCGAGCCGGGCAGGGCGGTTTGGCTGGCCAAAGACAGGATATTCAAGATGTGGCCGCTACGCTGGGCGAGCATGACCTTCAGAGTATGCTTGGCGCATAAATAAGTCGCCCGCAGGTTGGTGTTCATCATGCTGTCCCAGTCGGCGGTGCTGGACTCGACCAGGGGCCCAAAACTGGCGCCGCCGGCGCTGGTGACTAGAATGTCGATGCGACTCCACTCCTGGTGGGTGTGATCGACTAGACGGACAATCTGGTCTTCTTCGCCAACATCGGTCGGGATGACCAGGGCGGTCCCACCGACTGCGCGAATATCGTTGGCCACGGTCTCAAGCGCCGATTTGGTGCGTGCCGCCAGGGCGACCCGGACGCCCGCCGCCGCCAGGGCCAGGGCGGTGGCTCGACCCAGGCCCGAGCCTGCGCCGGTGACAATTGCGGTCCGACCGTTCAGATCGTGTCTGGCCATACGACTCCTCGCTGCAACTGGCTGATTTTGGCTGATGGTGCGCTCAGGCTCACTCTTCGCCGTGGTATTCGAAGAAGTTTTTGGGAGTTTCCCACAGACCGACTCTGGTCAGGCTGTCACCGAGCCGCGGTTTGAGCAGATCCCAGATTACCCGAATAATGTTCTCGCCGGTCGGGTTGAGGCGCTGAAATT
This window encodes:
- a CDS encoding SDR family NAD(P)-dependent oxidoreductase, with the translated sequence MARHDLNGRTAIVTGAGSGLGRATALALAAAGVRVALAARTKSALETVANDIRAVGGTALVIPTDVGEEDQIVRLVDHTHQEWSRIDILVTSAGGASFGPLVESSTADWDSMMNTNLRATYLCAKHTLKVMLAQRSGHILNILSLASQTALPGSAAYTASKFGALGLTRVMAAEVRSQGIKVTAVIPGAVNTPLWDKSGGDLDRTKMLTPGDVGDAMLDVIAQPPGIYTDEISLMPPLGIL